In Chloracidobacterium sp., the following proteins share a genomic window:
- a CDS encoding Crp/Fnr family transcriptional regulator: MAILDATLTELLAERSSARRFSAGEIVFSEGDDATFLPFVRSGRIKMVRYPELGKEIIVGTFGSDEVFAIPPALDGKSFPATAVAMEESELLFMPSADFKELMGSSQQFSAVILEQMCDILRQKADTVRILATPSAEQRIAGVLISIVGEIDETGPRRIDHRRQDIADMAGLTIETTIRSIRRMAARDLFRIVHGKIHIDSLEPLRRLVD, encoded by the coding sequence ATGGCGATTCTAGACGCAACACTCACCGAGCTACTCGCCGAAAGGTCGTCGGCAAGACGATTTTCTGCAGGCGAGATCGTCTTCTCCGAGGGCGACGACGCTACGTTCCTGCCTTTCGTGCGTTCGGGCCGTATTAAAATGGTCCGATACCCGGAACTAGGCAAGGAGATCATCGTCGGCACCTTCGGATCTGACGAGGTGTTCGCGATTCCGCCGGCATTGGATGGCAAGAGTTTCCCGGCAACAGCCGTTGCAATGGAAGAGTCAGAACTGCTCTTTATGCCGAGCGCAGATTTCAAGGAGCTGATGGGCAGTTCGCAGCAGTTTTCGGCGGTCATACTCGAACAGATGTGTGACATCTTGCGTCAGAAGGCCGACACGGTGCGGATCCTTGCGACGCCGTCGGCCGAGCAGCGCATTGCCGGCGTCCTGATCTCGATCGTCGGAGAAATCGATGAGACCGGGCCGCGGCGCATCGACCACCGCCGGCAGGATATCGCAGATATGGCCGGACTGACCATCGAAACGACCATCCGCTCTATCCGCCGCATGGCCGCACGTGATCTGTTTCGTATCGTGCATGGCAAGATCCATATCGATTCGCTCGAACCTCTCCGCCGTCTCGTCGATTAG
- the ric gene encoding iron-sulfur cluster repair di-iron protein, whose translation MQDLHTKTVREIALAMPITTRVFEEYKIDYCCHGHTNFEEACVSKGLDPKAVLDKIDGVVGQLGNQELDWLTTAALAEVIDYIVDKHHHYTREEMTHLTALANKVATRHGDHLPALLELRDTFQELCDELGPHMMKEEHVLFPYIEEMESRRDKNMPPAFPPFATVQNPVGMMMIEHESAGELLEKMRKLTDDYTLPEWACPSFTALYHRMAELEADLHQHIHLENNLLFPKAIEMEQGLLAAAA comes from the coding sequence ATGCAAGACTTACATACAAAGACGGTTCGCGAGATCGCATTGGCGATGCCGATAACTACCCGCGTTTTTGAGGAATACAAGATAGACTATTGCTGCCACGGGCATACGAATTTTGAAGAGGCGTGCGTCAGCAAGGGCCTCGATCCCAAGGCTGTGCTCGACAAGATCGATGGTGTTGTCGGCCAGCTGGGCAACCAAGAGCTTGATTGGCTAACAACGGCCGCTCTCGCCGAGGTGATCGATTATATCGTCGATAAGCACCACCACTATACACGCGAAGAAATGACCCACTTGACGGCTCTGGCCAACAAGGTAGCGACGCGTCACGGCGATCATCTGCCGGCGCTGCTTGAGCTAAGAGACACATTTCAGGAGCTCTGCGACGAGCTCGGCCCGCACATGATGAAGGAAGAGCACGTGTTGTTCCCGTATATCGAAGAGATGGAATCGCGACGCGATAAGAATATGCCGCCGGCATTTCCACCGTTCGCGACCGTCCAGAATCCGGTCGGAATGATGATGATAGAGCATGAGTCGGCAGGCGAATTGCTCGAAAAGATGCGGAAGCTGACGGATGATTACACGCTGCCGGAATGGGCGTGCCCCAGCTTTACGGCACTGTATCATCGCATGGCAGAGCTTGAGGCCGACCTGCATCAGCATATTCATCTTGAGAATAACCTACTGTTCCCGAAGGCGATCGAGATGGAACAGGGCCTGCTCGCCGCCGCTGCGTAA